GAGAAAACACAAAGAGCATCATGACCTGTCAGTCTCTAAGAAATACTGTACATAAAGAGCAACCATAGAGAGTCACAGTACCTCTCAGAAATAAAGGAAAGTGTCAGATTGAAGTCCAGTCAGCCAGTGCAGGCACATTTCCAAATCAATCAATTAATCCATCTATCAATCATTCATTAATAAAGTATTACATTATCTTATGGGATGAATGTCCTTCCAGAAACAGTTGAGGATATTCAGGACCTTTCAGTGTTATAATCAATATCAACTAGAGTTTTTTTCAAGACCGTTTGAAATGTTTGTGTCAGGCCAGCGGTAGGTGGCTGAGTTTCTCCTCTCATAAACATccactgttctgctctgttctgttccatgGGGAGAAGTGTGTTCGGTAATAGCAATGTCCTTTCAGGCTGAAATCAGGTGAATCCACTCAAACAAAGCTAGCCAGTCACTGTCCAGTGTCTTTAATAGGGAAAAAAAGACTATATACTGCATTGCAAAAATCTCTTAATGTCCGAATTTGCTTTCCTTGTCCCAATTTTGGAAAGTATTTATTCTCTTTACAATGCAATATGCTTTAAGCACTTGGAATTGTGCTATATAGATTCAATGTACAGACCCAGTCCATGTTGATGTTGATGGAACAAGGTAGACCAGTATGAAAAAAGTATGAACATGCatgtcgttctggataagagcgtctgctatatgactaaaatgtaaatgtaaaaaatgtggaAACAGAGGTCACCCTGTGGTGTAGCGATATTGGGGGAGAGGTAAAGCTGTACCTTAAAGGCTCTCTGCGAGGCActctgaatcccaaatggcaccctattccctacatagtgcactgcttttgactagagccctataggccctgatcaaaagctgtacactataaagggaatagggtgctatttgggatttATAGAGTGTGTTAAGTGGTTTCTTCTCTTCATCTTCTTTTAGTCCACCTGCACCGACCCAGAGCCGGGCAGGTGGAAACAAATTCCTGATCCTTCATTTTGCATTCACCTACGTATATCCTTTGTTTTTCAGTGCAGATGAAGAAAAACACACGAGTAGAGGAACCAATAATGGACCATTGAGATGCACCCGCTGTCCTCACAGAGCCAGAGGCAAGGTATGTTTGTTTTACAAAGGTGTCTTTCAAAATATAGCCTAAGCCCCACACTACAGCAGTGGTGGGGATCAGCGTTTGAGAGGGAGTTGAACAGTAAAAGCCTTGTTGTTGTATCTCTCATGTGGATAACATCTCTACAGGAACGCATGCTATTCCTGAGGCAGGAAAAAAGTAACCATGCAGACATAAGTAGACAGACGACTTGGGTCTTGTGTGTTCCTCATGGTTCTGCCCTCTGATAGAGACAGGTACTTAAACAGGCTGACAGGTATTTGGGTTCATTCtcagtcctctatctctccaAAACATCATCTCCTCACGTTGTTCTGTTTCGTTTTTCAGACTGCTAATTAAAGGATACTATATTGTTTTAAAGAatgttgtgtgtagatcaggAGTTCTCAGTGAGCGGTGGTgtatagggttgcaaaattccaggaactttcaataaatttcCTGATTTTCCCAGAAATTTCCCAGActctggatttcctgcttattccctcctgattctgggAATCTTCCAACAGGGATTTCAGGAAAACATTGGCATTTATTGAAAGTTTAAatatttttgcaaccctagtgATGTACTTCTGTACCCAAAAGTTTCTCAATTTTAAATTAAACAGATTTCCCAGACAACCTTAATATGAATCAGTCAATCCGACTCTGATGAGAGCAGCGCTACACTGTCACTTTACCAACAACAACATGTCCTTAATGTCACGAGTGACTAAAAAGCCAAAATGGCAttttctttccctcctctcttcctcctctccatccacTTTCTGTGCATAATATGTGATGCTCACACCTCAAAACATCCCTCCTACCTTTTAATAAAATATCATGATCAGATTAGTACACAGTATCATTCTAAAGCCCCCCAGAGTAGAAGTCACTGAACATGTATTGCACATACTCTCCCCAAACCATGTCCTTGCAATGGGCCGTCACAGTTCTCCAGGTAACAGCTGGACTTCTGCAGATACGCACCAAGGGACTAAAACAACAAGCCCTTAGAGAGTTTCTTTCTTACACAAGGTCTTTTTAACCCTGTTGCGAGGTGAGCTTTTCTACAGCTATTCTGAGTCCGCATTCTATTTGGAAAGTCTGCAGCAGTTCACGGTAGAATCGGCAGCCCTTTGTAATGTCATCAATTAGATTCTAAAATCAGTGAACATTTTCAAAAAAGGACAGAATATTTGTGCTGTTTTGTAAACCTCAACAGGTttagaggggagtgaaaagaaggaactgACCTTACAGGTAATCTGTTTAAGGCCCCTTGACTAAAAGAATGTTGTCATTGGTGTCCTTACAGAGCAACCAGTCTAGAAGAAGGTGCCCTTGGTGTTCTTACAAAGGATCTTCTTGAAGGCCTTCCTGAAGTCCTGGTTGAAGATGGTGTATATGACGGGGTTCAGACAGGAGTTGCAGTAGCCAATCCAGAAGAAGAACTTAAAGAGGGGATCAGGGAGGGCGCAGGTCTCAGGACAGATGGCCTGCAGCGAGTAGGAGAAGAAGAAAGGGAACCAACAGACGACAAACACTCCGATCACCACGGCCAGGACGAACGTGAAACGCTTCTCTCGGTTCACCATGGCTTTACGACGTGCCGCTCCTGGAGTGGTGTCTGGCTTAGACCTTCTCCCCGCCACCAGCCGAGCCCCCTTAGATGTGGCGATCATGTCCCTGTACTTCTGGATGGTGGCAGGGGAGTGGATGCCGGGTGAACCCGCCATGCTAGGGGTGTtgactcccctcctcccccctccctcgtgCTCCATGTCACTGTCAGAGCTGTTTGAGCTATCCCCATTATTGTTATACTTTTTCCCCTTCTTCCCCTTCTTCCCCTTCTTCTCCCCATCTTTGGGTTTGGCCTGGGAAAGTGGgggaagggtggaggagggagagggagagggggagactgaagAGTGTGAGGGACCCAGGGgtgaggtgggaggggaggtggTGGTTGGGGTTGGAGCTAGGGATGGATCCGGAGGATGAAGGAGGTTATTGGGGGTGGGAGAAGAGTGGGTCTCATTGGCCTGGTCGGGGGACAGTGATGGAGTAATAGCCAGGGTGGGTGGTCTGATGCTGGAAGTTTTATGGGGAATAGCTGGggttttccctccctcctccttcccgtTGGCTTGGATCCCCTGAGGGGTTTGACTTGGGGTGGCACAGCCCACCCCATCCTTCCTGGGCTCGCCTGGCGGGTTCTGTGTGCGCTGCTTGGCGATCTGGTAGATCCTCATGTAGACCAGGATCATGATGAGACAAGGGGCGAAGAAGGAGCCGACAGTGGAGTAGAGAATGTACCAGCGCTCGTCGTTTAGCTGGCACTGAGGCCCCCTCTCACTACCCTCGCCACCTGGCTCGCTCTTATTCAGcgacaggagaggaggaaaggagatgaTGGCCGAGATGAGCCACACCACCACGATGGAGGCTTTGATACGCATGGGTGTGCGCTGGCGGGAGTAGGTAACCCGGCTGATGGACAGGTAACGGTCTAATGAGATGGCGCACAGGTGAGCTATAGAGGAAGTACAGAACAGAACGTCCAGCGCCAGGTAGATCTCACACCACAGAGACTTGAAGTACCAGTAACCCAGCAGTTCATTGGCCAGGGAAAACGGGATGATGAGGGTTGCCACTAAAATGTCCGCAGCTGCTAGCGACACTAAAAACAGGTTCTGTGGTCCTCTGAGTGCACGGCTGGTCAGGACTGCGATGATGACAAAGATGTTTCCCACGATGGTAAAGACTATCATGAGGGTGATAGCCGTAGCAAAGAGCGCCGTGGCTTCGGGGGAGTAAGGGGTCAGTTGCAGGGAAGAGACGCTTTGATTGCAGGGAAGAGATGAACCGCTGGTCGAGCTATTAGTGTTGCCCAGCCCCACTGAACATGCACTATCCAAGGGTGATGCCATGACTAACACGATGGATGGGGTTGATTAAAGTGGTTAATAAAATGTTGTAGTAATCAATATGTTTGTTTTATAGTCCTTGAGGATGGCTGAGGTAAAATTATATCCTAAAAAAGCAGTCCTATAGCTGAGCTTGTTTATGTTGCTGTCAAAGCATTCACTGAAAAGTTTAGGGAAAAAAGATTAGCCTATAACTGATCTTTCTACAGCCTATAAAAAGTCATAATTTCGTGTTATCGCAGTTCATTCACCTTCTCCTGCCAATTTCATCATCCAAGTCCATTCTAATCAGTCAAACGCTAAACTATGCCCATGGAGTGCGCCAGTGGTCAGTGGTTTTCTATTCGAGTGCGATGAATACAGTAGAGCGTAAATATATTTCCCGTCGATCTGGGCTATGTGGAATACCTACAGTATGAAATTAAACCGCTCAAACAATTAAAAGTAGTCCAGCACACAAAACAGAATGGATTGTAATCTCACAGCTGCTTGATTTTGATATTTTAAAGAGGCGGAACGTGATTGCAGGGCGGTTACAGAAATAGCCTTTCAATCTAATTTCTGACTATAATACAAGGAGAAACAGGCGAGATTGGGAACAAGTTACAACCACCCTTTCCTCAGTAGGATAACCAACTTCAGATGTCAGTGCGCGCACCTTTTCTCCCTCAAAACCCCGCTGTCTCTTAGGAGACGCAAACAGCCAAGCTATCTGAGCATATACAAGCTGTGTATGTAGGctaatttaagaacaaattattctAACAAATATGGTTTGAACAGATTTAGCTCATACAATGGTTGCCCTTCGGCAGACTAACTGGCGTGATACCAAAATATGTCCTCACATTATTCGAGTTAAGTGTACTTCTTAATAATAAGTTGTTTCTGAATGGCACTGTGAAGTTAGTCTTTATGTTGTAACTTGAGCACGTCCTCAATGTAGCCAAAAAACGTTCTGGAATTTATGAAAACAAAACCGTGTCCAACATAATTCCAAGTTGCGCATTGAGTCCATCACCCAGAGTCGTTGCGTTGCTGTTTCAGATTCCTCGTGTTTCCTCGTTACTAGAGCTCATATCTCGGTTTGGTAGGAATGTGTGCGAGTGTTTAGTATATCCAAGCGCAGAAGATGCGCAGTCATGCTTTGGCTGGCTCGTGGCCCCTGGTTCCGTCTATTCGCGCAGTGGTACTCCTGAGTGCAGCGCCTCGTTGCCTCTCTCCTCGAGTTTATCCGTTTGTCTCGCAGCAACGCGTGCATCTCCAGGAGTGAGCGTGACCGCGAGCCCTGGTCTAATAAcgggagcgcctctcctctcctcctcgcccTTCTCCAACCCGAGTGATGTCAATACGGGCGTCATGAGACCatgccatctctctttctctctctttaccctctaaCACACTGTCCATCGGTACGCCGTTATATCTTTAATGTGAAATAATAGTAGAACCCGTCTGTAGTAGAACCCGTCCGCTATGCTTTGGCCAATTAACTCTACAGAATGCATAGGTCTCCAGCTGGAACACACTCATTTATCTGTATACAAAGACCTACAGTGTGAGTTTCTAACTCTAtaaccaccaccaacatcatcaccatcatcaccaccaatcatcatcatcactgttaaaataaaggtacaaaataataataacattatcatcaccatcatctttcatcatcatcattataatcATCACCCTTCTCCTCCTGATCATTATTTCATTGTTGGTTCCATAATGGTCTATTGGCTACTCTGCAAGATAAAACACTATTGTATGCTACCAAATGTTCCCATGAATTAGCCTCTTGACCCCTGCTTGATGAAGACAAAAAACAGTTGTTAGTGACATGGATTGATCAAATGCTTATTGTTCAATAGTGAAGAGAGTGGAAGCACATTAAACTGACACACATACAGAAGTGTGCATTGCAAGCTTGTCTAATAGACTAGACGCAACAAACAAAAATCCAGGACACTCTAATAAGTATAATATGGTacctttggtatggttacatgagGCAGAAGGTTTCTTAAgccaaaggttgcgtgtttgaaTCTCCTCACAAACAACTTGcccattttagctaattagaaaGATTGCTgggtcgaatccctgagctggacTAGGTGAAAATATATATCGAtgtgcacttgagcaaggcacttaacctatCAGGTATCAAGTTAAGACCCTGATTCAGACTGTGTCAATGTAAAAATCTTTATTACAGCaataggggcaaaggtacaggacggcaggcaggctcagggtcaggtcaggcagaggttggtaatccagaggatggcaaaggtacaggtcagcaggcaggctcagggtcaggggcaggcagagtggtcaggcgggtgggtacagggtcaggacaggcaagggcaAGGGCAAGGGAAATGCAGGTGCTgacacaaaaacgctggttgacttgtcaaacaagacgaactggcaacagacaaatagagaacataggtataaatacacaggggataattgggaagatgggcgacacctggaggggggtggagacaatcacaaagacaggtgaaacagatcagggtgtgacataaccctaATTTTCCTCTAAGTCACTGGGTAAGTGACTGctaaatacaattttaaaaaatttacatttaaaaatgtagcaactttgcaactacttactactttttacctgctttgcaactacttagcatgttagctaaccctaacctttaaccttaaccttaaccttaacccctagcctagcaaTTCGTAACAAATATAAATTCAACTGTCCCGGATTTTTGTTTACTCTTTTACATCTATCTCTGAGTCCAGATTGGTGCATTATacaggatcacacacacacacacacacacacacacacacacacacacacacacacacacacacacacacacacacacacacacacacacacacacacacacacacacacacacgcacacacgcacacacgcacacatgcacacacacacacacacacacacacacacacaaccttacCCTCTCTCGACTCTATTTACGCTACCTAAGATTAATTGCTTTATGTTTTGATGTTCAATATCGACTAAGAGTAAAATCAAGCAAATCGACACCCACACAGAGGCGTGCATTTAACAGTGTATAGATGTATAGTGGGGTTTggtagttacacacacacacacacacacacacacacacacacacacacacacacacacacacacacacacacacacacacacacacacacacacacacacacacacacacacacacacacacacacggtatgcCATGTTCTCATTACGGGTGTCAACAACTGGTGGGTGGTTGTCGTGAGGCCATAATGTTTGTTTCCCATTTTCCATCGCCCACACAATGTCAGTTAGGAGTGAGAAACCGACCATAGAATTAGATTCCTAACCAACTCATTCTGATTCCATGACCCCAACCACAAGCAAATAACCGCTTTCGTTCTGTTCAATACCAAGCGTTCTAAATACAAAAAGCACTTTTCGCAGGAGAGTGCTCTCCAATCAAGTGTTACCTGCAGTCGTGTGTGAACTATTGCGGTTGGTAAAACAGTGAAAGTGGATTCAGGAGGTTATTCTACACAATTTTCAGCTCTCACACACCCACTCCAAATAAGTCTATCGGAAAAGAACAACCCCACACACTCCAATCATATCTTAAAGAAATATTTGTCACGCTTCACtgcacattttgtgttacagagCGACGGAACGACCGATTtcgcatgtgtaactctgtttctCATGAAGAAAAAAATAGATATTTGACTTTTGGGTGTGGTTCGTTGTGGCAGTTACTGATGTGCTTTTTGGTCAGAACAATTCTTTAACTAATAAGATTTTAGCTAGATTGATAATCTAGCTAACGTTGCTTATAATTAAGTTAGCGAACTTGCTTAACATTGACTACAGTATATGATCAAAATAGCTACATTAGGCCCTAGACCTACCGTTGTCATCTTTTGTTTAAAAAGGTAAAAGGTCAGTGGTGAAACGTCACAACTTGGCAACTCGAGCAACAGTTTGTAATTTAGACTTGAAGTGAATTTCAAGTGAAACTTCCCAGTCGGAACAAGACATTTCCGACAACTCCCATAGCACGTGAACGCAGCATGTCTCAATGTCTGTGTGTTCTGAGGTAGGATTGGATAGAGTGCAATCCCTGCAGCTGTGTGTCCTGTGTTAGTGAGCAAGTGAGAATTGTCaaaatcaaaac
This window of the Salvelinus fontinalis isolate EN_2023a chromosome 28, ASM2944872v1, whole genome shotgun sequence genome carries:
- the adra2b gene encoding alpha-2B adrenergic receptor, giving the protein MASPLDSACSVGLGNTNSSTSGSSLPCNQSVSSLQLTPYSPEATALFATAITLMIVFTIVGNIFVIIAVLTSRALRGPQNLFLVSLAAADILVATLIIPFSLANELLGYWYFKSLWCEIYLALDVLFCTSSIAHLCAISLDRYLSISRVTYSRQRTPMRIKASIVVVWLISAIISFPPLLSLNKSEPGGEGSERGPQCQLNDERWYILYSTVGSFFAPCLIMILVYMRIYQIAKQRTQNPPGEPRKDGVGCATPSQTPQGIQANGKEEGGKTPAIPHKTSSIRPPTLAITPSLSPDQANETHSSPTPNNLLHPPDPSLAPTPTTTSPPTSPLGPSHSSVSPSPSPSSTLPPLSQAKPKDGEKKGKKGKKGKKYNNNGDSSNSSDSDMEHEGGGRRGVNTPSMAGSPGIHSPATIQKYRDMIATSKGARLVAGRRSKPDTTPGAARRKAMVNREKRFTFVLAVVIGVFVVCWFPFFFSYSLQAICPETCALPDPLFKFFFWIGYCNSCLNPVIYTIFNQDFRKAFKKILCKNTKGTFF